AAAATATTAAGATGTTAGATAAAAATTTTAAGAATCTTCACATTTAGATGTCATAAAAAAAGCGCCGAGCAAGTTTTTCACTTACTCAGCGCTTCGATGTTTGGGCATGATATTTTTCATATAGTGCATATTCATTTTCAATGGCCACGCTCCACTCTTTCAAGAACTGCTCGATTGTTTTCGTACCGCTCAGCACTTCCTGGAGCCCCGGTTCAACAATCGTATACCGGATGGAGTTGTACCTAATTAAATAAAAAGGTGGCTCGTACATTTTTGTTTGCGGATCTTCATAGACAGAAAGCGCCGACTGCAAATGCGGCGAATTTTGCACCCAATCTTCCTGCAGCACTTCCTGATGTGTCGGCAATTGTCCAACCCGTTTGTTCCAATGGCTTTGTCCCTTTAGCGACGCGATAAAAGAAATAAATGTCCACGCCTCTTTTGGATGTTTCGTACCCTCGAACATCACCATGTCCATCGTGTTGCCTGCCTCGACAGTGTAATGACCATCGACCGACTTCGGCAATGGCAATGACTGGAACTGATCCGGAGACAGCACTTTTTGATGTTCTGCATAAGAGCCGATATTATGCTGGATTAAACCGACAGCCCCATGCTCAAAATCATCGAGCATTCCTTTATAATCTTTTACAATATCATTTCTGGATGTATGCAAATCATATAGCGACAAATATTTTTCCAGAAACTCCACATGGCGGGGATCATCAATCGTACTTTCACCATTTTTGATATACATCGAAATCCCGGAGTAGGCATACATCATCCGCTGCAGCTGCAGTGACGACCCTTCCCCGCCACGAATGCTGTAGCCGTACTGTTGCAGCTCTTTATCCGTAAAGGTTTCAACGGTATGAAAAAAGTCATCCCATGTTTCAATCGTTTCCAGACCATAGTCGGCGAGCCAATCTTTGCGAACCCAAAGGACATCCATATTTCGCGTGTAAGGCAATCCGTACAATTTATTATCCGGTGTTAATTGACGATTGTAATTAATGACAGATTCCTCAATTTTATCACCGTCCGGCCAATTTCCAAAATAGGTATCGAGTGGCACCAATGCTTCACGGTATGTATATTCCGGTAACCAGCTTGTATATATACTTCCTACATCCGGCAGTGACTGCATCGCGAGTGCCGAATTGAATTTCACTTTTGCAATATCCTTCACGAAGCCTTTGTATTCAATATGAATATGTGGATACTCCTCTTCAAAAGCGGCGATCATTTCTTCCCAAATAGCATTTCTTAACGGACCGGCATCATCAAACCAAAAAGTTAATGTCACATCTTTTTGCGTGCCATCCACTTTTTCTGCTTCCTCACTTGAACAACCCGAGAGCAAGAATAGTAAACAAATGGGGAAGACATAAAAAAAATAGGTTTTTCTTAAGCTGCTCAATGTGATTCCCCCTTAACGCCAGCTAGCTTATAACATTCGTCATTTGAACAAGTCTTTCATCCTTTGCCGTCTCTTTGGAGCGACAATGTTCCATTACGATATTTTTACTATTTATTATTTCAAATGCCGGCCCTTCATGTTGTTGGACCGTCACATGCTCAAACAATACATCTTCTGCATTGGAACAGAAAAAACCACGTTGTTTCATCGGTTCCAAATCCATCATCATTGCCGGCAGATCCGGTTCAGCACCCGACTTCATCGCAACACGGATATGGCTGAATGTAATATCCTCAACCGGCATTTCAGGTAAACCGTATAAGAATCCCGCAGCCGCCGTTACGTTTGTTGCAGTAATATTTGAAAAATGAATATGCCTGAACTTCGGTGTCAGCGCTGTCACAGGCTGCGCACTCTTATCCGAAACATAGGGCTCCAAACCTCTTGGACCATGATAATAGTATAAGTTTAGTATAAACGGACAAATGACATTATTCATCACAATATTGCTTACACGGATATTTTCAATCGTACCGCCTCGGCCGCGCCGTGATTTAAAGCGAATGCCCCGGTCTGTTCCTTCAAAAATACAGTTCGATACGACGACATTGCGAATGTCCCCGCTCATCTCACTGCCAAAGACAACCCCGCCATGACCGTGCAGCATCGTACAGTTCGTAATCGTTATATTTTCACAAGGAATTGCGCGCTCCGCATCCTCGGTACCCGCTTTTATCGCAATACAGTCATCCCCGACATCAATCGAACAATCGGAAATTTTCACATTGCGGCATGATTCAGGATTAATGCCGTCCGTATTCGGGGAATTCGCCGGATTTATAATCGTAACTCCCGAAACCGTCACATTATCACAAACATTCGGATGGATGGTCCAGCTCGGAGAATTGATCATTTTCACCTGCTCGATATGTACACGCTCACAATGATCAAAGCTCACTAAATTAGGGCGTGGGTATGCAAGAGAATCCTCTTTAAACAGCTTCCACCAATAGGCACCCTGTCCATTCAATGTGCCAAAACCGGTAATGGCGATATTTTCCGCATGACAGGCATAAATACAGGACATATACACATCACGACTCGCCCCTTCCCAGCGTGAAGAAATGACCGGGTAATCCGCTCGATCATTTGAAAACAAAAGCTCGGAACCCGCTTCCAAATGCAGATGCATATTACTTTTTAATTCAATCGCACCGGTAACATACACACCGGCAGGCACATATATCGTTCCTCCTCCGCCTTGTGAACAAGCCTCTATTGCACGCTTAATCGCCGATGTGTTATTGGCCCAGCCATCACCAACCGCACCAAACTGTTCAATATTATAAACCGCCGTACTATGCTGCTGCATCGTATCCCATCCTTTGTGTTCAAATCTTGTTGAAATTAGCATATAAAATCTTACTATTTGAAGTCTAGCTGTAGATAGGAAATGCTAAAAAAAGTACGGGGAAGATAGTAAAATATTGTAGGTTTTTGGTT
This window of the Solibacillus isronensis genome carries:
- a CDS encoding ABC transporter substrate-binding protein, giving the protein MDGTQKDVTLTFWFDDAGPLRNAIWEEMIAAFEEEYPHIHIEYKGFVKDIAKVKFNSALAMQSLPDVGSIYTSWLPEYTYREALVPLDTYFGNWPDGDKIEESVINYNRQLTPDNKLYGLPYTRNMDVLWVRKDWLADYGLETIETWDDFFHTVETFTDKELQQYGYSIRGGEGSSLQLQRMMYAYSGISMYIKNGESTIDDPRHVEFLEKYLSLYDLHTSRNDIVKDYKGMLDDFEHGAVGLIQHNIGSYAEHQKVLSPDQFQSLPLPKSVDGHYTVEAGNTMDMVMFEGTKHPKEAWTFISFIASLKGQSHWNKRVGQLPTHQEVLQEDWVQNSPHLQSALSVYEDPQTKMYEPPFYLIRYNSIRYTIVEPGLQEVLSGTKTIEQFLKEWSVAIENEYALYEKYHAQTSKR
- a CDS encoding glycoside hydrolase family 28 protein, with the protein product MQQHSTAVYNIEQFGAVGDGWANNTSAIKRAIEACSQGGGGTIYVPAGVYVTGAIELKSNMHLHLEAGSELLFSNDRADYPVISSRWEGASRDVYMSCIYACHAENIAITGFGTLNGQGAYWWKLFKEDSLAYPRPNLVSFDHCERVHIEQVKMINSPSWTIHPNVCDNVTVSGVTIINPANSPNTDGINPESCRNVKISDCSIDVGDDCIAIKAGTEDAERAIPCENITITNCTMLHGHGGVVFGSEMSGDIRNVVVSNCIFEGTDRGIRFKSRRGRGGTIENIRVSNIVMNNVICPFILNLYYYHGPRGLEPYVSDKSAQPVTALTPKFRHIHFSNITATNVTAAAGFLYGLPEMPVEDITFSHIRVAMKSGAEPDLPAMMMDLEPMKQRGFFCSNAEDVLFEHVTVQQHEGPAFEIINSKNIVMEHCRSKETAKDERLVQMTNVIS